In Nematostella vectensis chromosome 2, jaNemVect1.1, whole genome shotgun sequence, one genomic interval encodes:
- the LOC5515818 gene encoding major facilitator superfamily domain-containing protein 6, producing MKRGGRWRVTKKQLQRCLPNAYYYLFYAALGSLLPFLTLYYRSLGLSAWQIGVLGGIRPLIALLSGPLWCFISNQYNVRKLILVASLISWVAFTLPLGFVSHAQNANCHVGLKSYRNRTTQLVNNTADNVKRGVDHLGMEREFIRETSMEMEAKNANDDNSHGKYLEMKKRDRRGSKVEEKDPRHIELEKPFVNSFSTFGMKLNNGDYRKKRRPYDFKSRGYPYINKRKNPFVKTIFIELFFLVLLGELFQAPTDDMNSHYEGTFLEHLDVLYQSVPTNSLCSALGIALSAFFTGLVITFSPKFNICGEEYSDYKIAFYFFGVLMTMALVVSVKFRLNYRRKRTEFDVLGSLRLLWSAEHAQFVVVTLVMGTFRGLLSNFLYWNTAEIGGSELVVGVTVVSQYLSDILVNMAAPALMIYAGFVGMIYCGLASYAVRFLVYSWLSTPQSAWAIPSVELMHGVSNSLAWSAFILYIINYTPRSTYPVGIFIVQGLYLGVGSGIGGLLGGGMIQLVDTNVSFRVFALVSLLLCLVFVMMQPTGMDEVLPSEVEGLSHFADEDDYSSFSEEELLNSYDDRTLIYTPPHGANEDGRVQAKRSPFTPGNAPFVPMFMSIVKTQADIKPRH from the coding sequence ATGAAGCGCGGGGGACGATGGAGAGTCACCAAAAAACAATTGCAAAGATGCCTACCGAATGCATATTACTACTTGTTCTACGCAGCTTTAGGGTCACTGCTACCTTTCCTGACTCTTTACTACCGTTCTCTCGGTCTCAGCGCTTGGCAAATCGGTGTTTTGGGAGGAATTCGTCCGCTAATTGCGCTGCTTAGTGGACCATTATGGTGCTTCATTTCAAACCAGTACAATGTTAGAAAGCTTATCTTAGTAGCGTCTCTCATCAGCTGGGTCGCCTTCACTTTGCCGCTAGGATTCGTATCTCATGCTCAAAATGCGAACTGCCATGTTGGTTTGAAGTCTTACAGGAACAGAACCACTCAACTAGTGAACAATACTGCAGATAATGTGAAACGTGGAGTCGATCATCTCGGGATGGAGCGAGAATTTATTCGTGAAACGTCGATGGAAATGGAAGCTAAAAATGCAAATGATGATAATTCTCATGGTAAATATctggaaatgaaaaaaagagatcgGCGGGGATCTAAGGTTGAGGAGAAAGACCCTCGGCACATAGAACTTGAGAAGCCGTTTGTGAATAGCTTTAGCACATTTGGTATGAAGCTTAATAATGGCGATTACAGGAAGAAGCGACGACCTTACGATTTCAAATCCCGAGGCTACCCTTACATCAACAAGCGAAAAAACCCCTTCGTCAAGACGATTTTTATCGAGCTGTTCTTCCTCGTGCTGCTTGGGGAGCTATTCCAGGCCCCTACAGACGACATGAATAGCCACTATGAGGGAACATTCCTAGAGCACCTGGACGTGCTCTATCAGAGTGTGCCTACCAATAGCCTTTGCAGCGCACTGGGCATCGCCCTATCCGCTTTTTTCACTGGCCTCGTCATAACCTTCTCGCCGAAATTCAACATCTGTGGAGAGGAATACAGCGATTACAAAatagctttttattttttcggcGTTCTGATGACTATGGCGCTTGTGGTGTCGGTGAAATTCCGGCTGAACTACCGACGGAAACGGACGGAGTTTGACGTTCTGGGTTCGCTCAGGTTGCTGTGGAGTGCCGAGCATGCGCAGTTCGTCGTTGTCACTCTTGTAATGGGTACATTCCGCGGCCTCCTCTCTAACTTCCTCTACTGGAACACCGCTGAAATCGGCGGCTCAGAGCTTGTGGTGGGCGTGACAGTCGTCAGTCAGTATCTCTCTGACATCCTTGTGAACATGGCCGCGCCTGCGCTCATGATCTATGCCGGCTTCGTTGGCATGATCTACTGCGGGCTCGCCTCGTACGCAGTGCGCTTTCTTGTGTACTCATGGCTGAGTACCCCGCAGTCTGCGTGGGCGATCCCTTCCGTCGAGTTGATGCACGGGGTCTCCAACTCCTTGGCATGGTCAGCCTTCATCCTCTACATCATTAACTACACGCCGAGGTCCACTTACCCCGTGGGAATCTTCATCGTACAAGGACTTTACCTTGGAGTTGGCTCAGGCATCGGAGGGCTGCTCGGTGGCGGGATGATACAATTGGTGGACACTAATGTATCGTTCCGTGTGTTTGCGCTGGTCAGCCTGTTGCTGTGTCTGGTGTTCGTCATGATGCAACCCACAGGGATGGACGAGGTGCTTCCGAGCGAGGTGGAGGGCTTGTCTCACTTCGCCGACGAGGACGACTACTCTAGTTTCAGTGAAGAGGAGCTACTCAACAGCTATGACGACAGGACCTTAATTTACACCCCTCCCCACGGGGCGAACGAGGACGGGCGGGTACAAGCCAAGAGAAGCCCATTCACGCCAGGAAACGCGCCATTCGTGCCCATGTTCATGTCGATCGTGAAGACTCAGGCGGACATTAAACCGAGGCACTAA